One Hordeum vulgare subsp. vulgare chromosome 4H, MorexV3_pseudomolecules_assembly, whole genome shotgun sequence DNA window includes the following coding sequences:
- the LOC123449942 gene encoding small nuclear ribonucleoprotein Sm D2-like isoform X2, whose protein sequence is MAEVAPVDGKKEEEEFSTGPLSILMLSVKNNTQVLINCRNNKKLLGRVRAFDRHCNMVLENVREMWTEVPKTGKGKKKALPVNKDRFISKMFLRGDSVIIVLRNPK, encoded by the exons ATGGCGGAGGTGGCGCCTGTCGAT gggaagaaggaggaggaggagttcagCACGGGCCCCCTCTCCATCCTCATGCTCAGCGTCAAGAACAACACCCAG GTGCTTATCAACTGCCGGAACAACAAGAAGTTGCTTGGTCGCGTGAGGGCATTTGACCGTCACTGCAACATGGTTCTCGAGAACGTCAGGGAGATGTGGACTGAG GTTCCAAAGACTGGTAAAGGCAAGAAGAAGGCCCTCCCGGTGAACAAGGACAGGTTCATAAGCAAGATGTTCCTCCGCGGGGATTCGGTCATCATCGTCCTCAGGAACCCGAAATGA
- the LOC123449942 gene encoding small nuclear ribonucleoprotein Sm D2-like isoform X1, which produces MAEVAPVDQGKKEEEEFSTGPLSILMLSVKNNTQVLINCRNNKKLLGRVRAFDRHCNMVLENVREMWTEVPKTGKGKKKALPVNKDRFISKMFLRGDSVIIVLRNPK; this is translated from the exons ATGGCGGAGGTGGCGCCTGTCGAT caggggaagaaggaggaggaggagttcagCACGGGCCCCCTCTCCATCCTCATGCTCAGCGTCAAGAACAACACCCAG GTGCTTATCAACTGCCGGAACAACAAGAAGTTGCTTGGTCGCGTGAGGGCATTTGACCGTCACTGCAACATGGTTCTCGAGAACGTCAGGGAGATGTGGACTGAG GTTCCAAAGACTGGTAAAGGCAAGAAGAAGGCCCTCCCGGTGAACAAGGACAGGTTCATAAGCAAGATGTTCCTCCGCGGGGATTCGGTCATCATCGTCCTCAGGAACCCGAAATGA